The DNA window CTCGAAGCCACCGTCCGGAGTCGGCTCGGCGGAGAACGTCCCGCCCACCAGCTCGACGCGCTCGCGCAGTCCGTCGAGCCCGCTCCCCGCACCGACCACGTCGGCGTCGCGCGGCCGCGTCGCGGGTGAGTTGCGGACGACCAGGTCGACGTTGTCCGGCGCGTACCGCACCTCTACCGAGACGGACCCACCGGGAGCGTGCTTGGCCGCGTTCGTCAACGACTCCTGAACCACGCGGAACAGTGTCCGCCACACCGTCGGCGCCACCCGCGAAGCAGAACCATGCTCTGTCAATGACACCTTGACGCCGGCAGCGACGGATGCCGCGACCAGGTCGGAGAGCGACTCCTCGCTCGGCTGGGCCTCGATCGGAGCGGACGGCCCGGACCGCAGCACCCCCACCAGGTCGCGCAGCTCTTCCAGCGCGTGCGTCCCGGCGGTCCGCAGTTCCTCGGCCGCCGTCCGCACCGACGGGTCGGACGAGCTCACCCGCAGTGCCCCGGCCTGCAACACCATCAGGTTGATCCGATGAGTGACGACGTCATGCATCTCGCCGGCGAGCCGGACCCGTTCCTCCGCCCGCGCCTGCTTGACGAGCACCGCGAGCAGCCGCCGCCGCGCGCCGAAGTAGAGACCGAGCAGGCCGCTACCGACGATCAGTGCGACCCCCAGGACCCGGTCCTCGGGCAGTGCGATCGCCCACACGCCCGCGCCGACGGCCCACGCCTGCGCCAGGACGGCGAACGCGACCCACTTCGCCTTGCGCTCAGAGTGCGCGCAGACCGCGTACGCCGAGGCCATCGACGCGTACGACGGTGTCAGCACGCTCAACGCCGCGACCACCGCGGCCGAGGCGAGCGGGCGGGTGCGGCGCCAAGACAACGCGGCGGCCGACAGCAGGTGCACGGCGACGTAGAACGCCAGCGGGCCATGGACGAGTCGCGAGGGTTGGGAGGGCAGCACCAGCTCCCGCGTGACCCCGATCGCGGCCACGACGGCAACCAGCACCAGGTCGAGG is part of the Tenggerimyces flavus genome and encodes:
- a CDS encoding sensor histidine kinase; translated protein: MKRSTALDLVLVAVVAAIGVTRELVLPSQPSRLVHGPLAFYVAVHLLSAAALSWRRTRPLASAAVVAALSVLTPSYASMASAYAVCAHSERKAKWVAFAVLAQAWAVGAGVWAIALPEDRVLGVALIVGSGLLGLYFGARRRLLAVLVKQARAEERVRLAGEMHDVVTHRINLMVLQAGALRVSSSDPSVRTAAEELRTAGTHALEELRDLVGVLRSGPSAPIEAQPSEESLSDLVAASVAAGVKVSLTEHGSASRVAPTVWRTLFRVVQESLTNAAKHAPGGSVSVEVRYAPDNVDLVVRNSPATRPRDADVVGAGSGLDGLRERVELVGGTFSAEPTPDGGFEVRASLSPYVPTTSTAGARP